The proteins below are encoded in one region of Brassica napus cultivar Da-Ae unplaced genomic scaffold, Da-Ae ScsIHWf_991;HRSCAF=1393, whole genome shotgun sequence:
- the LOC125606814 gene encoding uncharacterized protein LOC125606814: MLYQEFNRSLLFRFPFQMPPRKRVVRTQTVRDAREVEAENEHVQPAVPQQAAPPIDQDALRQMVQDAARQAAQEAVQQAAHEAARVAAQEVARQMAAVQQGQQIPHGPQVQVQQGPQIHMQQAPPVQVQHDHQVPHQPAPAPQYPQVPVQPVPGVFQVPPPPPAFPVQVPEVDETFIRVLGQMKYVSLEHFSGTTEPTVAHDWKHSLDKCLKTISCPPRLKLNIAELYLRGDASIWWDGVRLMHRGELTYDDFLYAFNKKYFPREALHEKKNDFEHLRQGAKSVREYEREFNQLRRFVGNTIDEEDLIRRFLDGMRVELRGRCSVVTYTSLEDLVEKAAVQEKCMVEEQKFSKGVQPKAGGTSGSQKRTWEQTGVPHCGRCRRQHFGECLQCFNCGLFGHISKNCRKPPRTQVAAPAAAVAPAVAARNCYGCNQPGHIYRDCPRRGNAALPPPPKRPAIAPRVFAVGDPQGAEPIAGM, translated from the coding sequence ATGTTGTATCAAGAATTCAACAGAAGCTTACTTTTTCGCTTTCCCTTTCAGATGCCGCCTAGGAAGAGAGTTGTTCGTACTCAGACCGTCAGAGACGCTAGAGAGGTTGAGGCTGAGAACGAGCATGTCCAGCCCGCAGTTCCGCAGCAGGCGGCTCCGCCTATTGATCAGGACGCTTTGAGACAGATGGTTCAGGATGCGGCTAGGCAGGCTGCACAGGAGGCAGTCCAGCAAGCTGCCCATGAGGCTGCCCGAGTAGCTGCTCAGGAGGTTGCCAGACAGATGGCTGCAGTTCAGCAGGGTCAGCAAATTCCACATGGTCCTCAGGTTCAGGTGCAGCAGGGTCCGCAGATTCACATGCAGCAGGCCCCACCTGTTCAGGTTCAGCATGATCATCAGGTTCCACATCAGCCGGCTCCAGCTCCGCAGTATCCTCAGGTTCCCGTTCAGCCTGTTCCAGGAGTTTTTCAGGTTCCACCGCCACCACCTGCTTTCCCAGTTCAGGTGCCCGAGGTTGATGAGACATTTATCAGGGTGTTGGGACAGATGAAGTATGTGAGTTTGGAGCATTTCAGTGGGACGACGGAACCTACAGTTGCTCACGATTGGAAGCACAGTTTGGATAAGTGTTTGAAGACCATCTCGTGCCCGCCAAGGCTCAAGCTTAACATCGCTGAGCTTTATTTGCGTGGAGATGCATCAATCTGGTGGGATGGAGTGAGATTGATGCACCGTGGTGAGCtgacatatgatgattttctGTACGCGTTCAACAAGAAGTATTTTCCGAGAGAAGCTTTGCATGAGAAGAAGAATGACTTCGAGCATTTGAGGCAAGGAGCAAAGTCTGTGAGGGAGTATGAGCGGGAGTTTAACCAACTCCGCAGATTTGTGGGTAACACCATTGATGAGGAGGATCTGATCAGGAGGTTCTTAGATGGGATGCGAGTAGAGCTTCGTGGTAGATGCAGTGTGGTTACCTACACCAGTTTGGAGGATCTGGTAGAGAAGGCGGCTGTGCAAGAGAAATGCATGGTAGAGGAACAGAAGTTCTCCAAAGGAGTTCAGCCTAAGGCCGGAGGGACTTCGGGATCACAGAAGAGGACTTGGGAACAGACTGGAGTACCCCATTGTGGGCGTTGTCGTCGCCAGCATTTTGGGGAATGTCTCCAGTGCTTTAACTGTGGTCTGTTTGGGCATATCTCGAAGAATTGTAGGAAGCCGCCACGTACTCAGGTTGCAGCGCCAGCAGCGGCAGTAGCACCAGCAGTGGCAGCGAGGAACTGTTACGGATGCAACCAGCCTGGTCACATTTACAGAGATTGTCCGAGGAGGGGCAATGCAGCGCTTCCACCACCACCGAAGCGTCCAGCCATCGCTCCACGCGTGTTTGCGGTTGGAGATCCCCAGGGAGCTGAGCCGATAGCGGGTATGTGA